The genomic window CTCATTCCCGACCTGGGCTTGCCCTTCGTGCACCTGGCAACTCTGTCCGGAGCTAAATTTTCTTACGTCGAGGCCATGTGTTTTTATCAGTGTTGCATCCATTCCAAAGTCCCCCACGCTGCAGCCTTCCTGGGTCTGGAGCAGATCTATCTGAAGAttcaggaggaatacagacagCTCCCGAGTGTTCCGCTGGGGAAACTAGGTCCAGAGCACCAGGCGCGGGAAGATGTGAGAAGGCTGCTGGTCAGCTTTGTGTATCTCCAGAGCCTCCTGACGCCCCAAGGCAGAAGACACCCGGCGCTGGAGAGGCTGTGCGCGAGGGTCCTGGAGAACTTTCAGCTGTGTCTCTCCCACCTGGCGATCCAAGCCGGCCAAGGCTGGGCCAGGAGAGCGGGGGCGGAGCAGGGGCATGGCTCCTCGCTCTTGCCAAATCAACTGGTCTTCCAAATGGTCATCCTGTGCCTCTTGACTCTGGAGAACTTGAAGAGAGCCGGCTCGGAACTGAGCCACACGGCCATCTCCTTCAGCCTGGTTTTCTTCTCTCATATCGTGCGTCTGGTGGGCGGCAACATCCGGGCGGCGCTGCACAGCCGGGTGGCGCCAGGGAGGGACGAAACGCAGGAGCCTGAGAAGCCTTGGCTGGAAGAGGGAGAACGGGGACCAGAGCTTCCCGCTCCCCACCCCGTCTCGGTTCACGTCGGCGagttcccagagagcgatcaggaGCCGCGTTTCTCCATTCCACCTTCCTGCCCTGAAGATTCGTGGGAGGACAGCGAGTCCATGGAAGTCTGGGAGCCGGACGGGAGCCGGGACTCCCCCGGGGACTCCTACCGTGTCTTAGAGGACGGCGAAGATTGGGGGGACGTTTCTTTCTGTTCGCTCCCCGACTCGGACAGCAGCTTCAGCGAAGTAGCctcagaagaaggagaagaggagagagcctCGGAGGAAAGCGCCATTTCCAGCAGCTGGACCCTCCCCAACTCGCAGGCTCTGCAAGAGCGGCTGGACATTCTGTGCGCAGAAGGGCTGCTCCCGGCTCTCCGGGTCGTCCTGCAGTGGCTGCTCACCGAGCCGGCCCTCAGCGCCCTCAGCATGCGCGCGTGGCCGGGCCTCTGGAGGgacctgctgctgctgctcaaCCTGCTGCCCAGCGCCCAGGAGCTCGGAAACCCCCACCTCGGGCTGGCCCCCCGGCTCCGCCAGCTGCTCCCCCACTTTGAGCGGCCCAGCCCCCCCATCTCTATGCCCCTCCTGGAGGACACCATCCTgcgctccctcctccccttccaggCTGCCCACGCGAGCTTAAACTTTGACCTCGACGTGTTTCCCACTTTCTCCAGGGAAGACGTGGCTCTGCGCGCCTGCGTCCTGCGCACGTTTGGCCACTTCGCTGCCCACCTGCCTGACAGTCTCGTCGTGTTCGATCCGAAGCTGGGCCTCTTTCTCTGGGCGGTTCCTCCTTCGGGGGAGGCTCGGGAGAAAGGGGCGCCGCCCCCGGCCCGGGAAGGCCCGGCCCAGCTGCAGAGACAAGTGCAGTCCATGGAGACGGCCCTGCGGCTGCTCCGCATTCAGACGGCCCTTTCCCCTTACCTCATCCCAGACGCCGTGGCTCTGTGGCAGCACCTGCCCCTCGTGCGGGAGATGGCCCAGAGCG from Sminthopsis crassicaudata isolate SCR6 chromosome 3, ASM4859323v1, whole genome shotgun sequence includes these protein-coding regions:
- the LOC141562695 gene encoding nonsense-mediated mRNA decay factor SMG5-like → MEPNQTKGLLLKMVGSAQQLDALLARESAHQEVFQPQNAALRSQLEQSAICLILLSPRYYGMVAEELLWMKVYYDLQTLRNTRGALMDAWGPEGAYREHLKNGIHVYHCLFFSMQAQFELQLENYIYWPSSQPGSQARRAGSPSAEEMDWARKFCHLCLLRIGDLYHYLREFTASEGEEQAKLYYYRALSLIPDLGLPFVHLATLSGAKFSYVEAMCFYQCCIHSKVPHAAAFLGLEQIYLKIQEEYRQLPSVPLGKLGPEHQAREDVRRLLVSFVYLQSLLTPQGRRHPALERLCARVLENFQLCLSHLAIQAGQGWARRAGAEQGHGSSLLPNQLVFQMVILCLLTLENLKRAGSELSHTAISFSLVFFSHIVRLVGGNIRAALHSRVAPGRDETQEPEKPWLEEGERGPELPAPHPVSVHVGEFPESDQEPRFSIPPSCPEDSWEDSESMEVWEPDGSRDSPGDSYRVLEDGEDWGDVSFCSLPDSDSSFSEVASEEGEEERASEESAISSSWTLPNSQALQERLDILCAEGLLPALRVVLQWLLTEPALSALSMRAWPGLWRDLLLLLNLLPSAQELGNPHLGLAPRLRQLLPHFERPSPPISMPLLEDTILRSLLPFQAAHASLNFDLDVFPTFSREDVALRACVLRTFGHFAAHLPDSLVVFDPKLGLFLWAVPPSGEAREKGAPPPAREGPAQLQRQVQSMETALRLLRIQTALSPYLIPDAVALWQHLPLVREMAQSGRFVLIVPRIVIDELDRRKKEAPARFALRFLEEQLKQRNGRFRCQVQVRGKWRWPKIGGENAAAWNLHSILRGYGELLRAVGEDADSARGMVTVLTALDLAGAGPLSPPLSSAFEAAHEAGVAIEHVLPFYTRWK